A genomic segment from Bacteroidota bacterium encodes:
- the rpmG gene encoding 50S ribosomal protein L33, giving the protein MAKKRGNRIQVILECTEHAATGLPGTSRYITVKNRKNDPERMELKKYNSILKKMTVHKEIK; this is encoded by the coding sequence ATGGCAAAGAAAAGAGGCAACCGCATACAAGTTATTCTGGAATGCACCGAACATGCTGCAACCGGATTACCCGGAACATCCCGTTACATTACCGTTAAGAACAGGAAAAACGACCCCGAGCGCATGGAATTGAAAAAATATAATTCCATACTCAAGAAAATGACAGTTCATAAAGAAATTAAGTAA
- a CDS encoding 50S ribosomal protein L28: MSQICQITGKKVMVGNNVSHANNKRKRIFIPNLKLKRFFIPEENKWITLKVSTAGMKTISKNGLFACLKVARQKGFIKK; this comes from the coding sequence ATGTCACAGATTTGCCAAATCACAGGAAAAAAAGTAATGGTTGGAAACAACGTTTCTCACGCCAACAATAAACGTAAACGCATATTTATTCCAAATCTTAAGTTGAAACGTTTCTTCATTCCTGAAGAAAATAAATGGATTACGTTGAAAGTATCTACAGCAGGAATGAAAACTATCAGTAAGAATGGTTTGTTCGCTTGCCTTAAAGTTGCAAGACAAAAAGGATTTATTAAAAAATAA
- a CDS encoding glyceraldehyde-3-phosphate dehydrogenase — MKNGYENELNDWIKQEKAAIELIGIIGNLWFEKSIELILFHNELIDRSSSELLNLHLYAKNVVKQPITILDTLLVAREIQKLDLSPSRIDIGKLSSEWIEEKSKYGNDSAKFISDKLKTFIGKDKLVLKPKDVVLYGFGRIGRLAARELISLAGKGEQLRLRAIVTRNYSDADLVKRADLLRTDSVHGPFPGTVVEDFQNKALIINGHTVKMIAAEKPESVDYTSYGIHDALLIDNTGIARDRAGLSKHLLAKGISKVLLTAPGKGDIPNIVFGVNQEKFDIKNEKIFSAASCTTNAIIPVLKVMDEKLGIKSGHIETVHSYTNDQNLLDNYHKKYRRGRSAPLNMVITETGASSAVAKVLPALKGKLTANSVRVPTPNVSLAIMHLEISRKISKDEVNEVMRHAALHSELVEQIQYSYSNELVSTDVIGNPCAAVFDSQATIVSEDGSHIVLYVWYDNEYGYTKQVFRLAKLLAEVIRLRYY; from the coding sequence ATGAAAAACGGCTATGAAAACGAACTCAATGACTGGATAAAACAAGAGAAAGCAGCCATCGAGTTAATTGGAATTATCGGTAACCTGTGGTTTGAAAAATCCATTGAGTTAATTCTATTTCATAATGAACTTATAGACAGAAGCAGCAGCGAATTACTGAATCTTCACCTCTACGCAAAAAACGTAGTGAAGCAGCCCATCACCATTCTTGATACTCTTCTTGTCGCGCGCGAAATTCAAAAGCTGGATTTATCTCCTTCAAGGATTGATATTGGAAAACTTTCTTCCGAATGGATTGAGGAAAAATCAAAATACGGAAATGATTCAGCAAAATTTATTTCTGATAAACTCAAAACATTTATTGGTAAAGATAAATTAGTTTTAAAGCCGAAAGATGTTGTACTCTATGGATTCGGGCGTATTGGCCGTCTTGCGGCAAGGGAATTAATTTCCCTCGCTGGTAAAGGCGAGCAGTTGCGGCTCAGAGCCATCGTTACAAGAAATTATTCCGATGCGGATTTGGTAAAGCGTGCGGACCTTCTAAGAACAGATTCAGTTCACGGTCCGTTTCCTGGAACAGTCGTTGAAGATTTTCAGAACAAAGCGCTCATTATTAACGGACATACTGTAAAAATGATTGCCGCTGAAAAACCTGAATCAGTTGACTATACAAGTTATGGGATTCACGATGCATTGCTGATTGACAATACAGGTATTGCTCGCGACAGGGCAGGATTGAGTAAACATCTTCTTGCAAAAGGAATTTCAAAAGTACTCCTCACTGCGCCAGGTAAGGGTGATATTCCGAATATTGTTTTCGGAGTGAATCAAGAGAAGTTTGATATTAAAAATGAAAAAATATTTTCTGCCGCTTCCTGCACTACCAACGCAATCATTCCTGTATTAAAAGTAATGGATGAAAAACTTGGCATTAAAAGCGGGCATATTGAAACTGTTCATTCTTATACTAATGATCAGAACCTGCTTGATAATTATCATAAGAAATATCGCAGAGGCCGTTCTGCCCCATTGAACATGGTGATTACGGAAACCGGTGCATCCAGCGCAGTTGCAAAAGTGTTGCCTGCATTGAAAGGAAAACTTACGGCTAATTCTGTTCGCGTTCCTACTCCAAATGTTTCTCTTGCTATCATGCATCTTGAAATCAGCAGAAAAATTTCAAAAGATGAAGTAAATGAAGTTATGCGCCATGCTGCTCTTCACAGCGAACTGGTCGAACAGATTCAATATAGTTATTCAAATGAATTGGTTTCGACAGATGTGATTGGAAATCCCTGCGCTGCTGTATTTGACAGTCAGGCAACTATTGTTTCAGAAGATGGAAGTCATATTGTGCTTTATGTTTGGTACGATAACGAATATGGTTATACCAAACAGGTTTTCCGTCTTGCGAAACTTCTTGCGGAAGTAATTCGTTTGCGCTATTACTAA
- a CDS encoding DUF4295 domain-containing protein, whose translation MAKKVVATLKTGKGKDFTRVIKMVKSPKSGAYTFREQVVHSSHVQDFFKEK comes from the coding sequence ATGGCAAAGAAAGTAGTTGCGACATTAAAAACCGGTAAAGGCAAGGACTTTACCCGCGTAATAAAAATGGTGAAATCTCCTAAATCAGGGGCATACACATTCAGGGAACAAGTTGTTCATTCATCGCACGTGCAGGATTTTTTTAAAGAAAAATAA
- a CDS encoding aminopeptidase P N-terminal domain-containing protein — translation MDDSSVAVFFSSPIKNRSNDVDYEYHQNPNFYYLTGLKEPEALLLVFKTGVQFDNFSTNEILFLQDRDLKSERWTGKLLGTDGAKNNLGIQNAFASSSFSDFKIDFSKYKKVYCFEQKKEDEGDLIIQFSKKLSFQKSNADTYALKEIMAKLREIKTKEELDLMRKAINFTCDGIKEAMKAIEPGMAEYDAEAIVEYIFKSKGAEDVGYPSIVGGGENSCILHYETNRKKLVAKDMLVSDVGAEYHGYSADVTRTYPVSGKFSAEQKSIYNIVLEAQTAGIAKCKPGEDFRAPHKEATAIIQKRLLEIGVIKEPNEVSKYFFHGTSHYLGLDVHDIGIYGKLKPNSVITVEPGIYIPFGSDCDEKWWGIGIRIEDDVLITETEPEVLSSCVPKTIEEIETLMKQESLFNLMKK, via the coding sequence ATGGACGACAGTTCAGTCGCTGTATTTTTTTCTTCCCCCATTAAGAATCGCTCTAACGATGTTGATTATGAATACCACCAGAACCCAAACTTTTATTACTTAACGGGATTGAAAGAGCCGGAAGCGTTGCTTCTTGTCTTTAAGACCGGAGTTCAATTTGATAATTTTTCAACAAACGAAATCCTTTTCCTTCAAGACAGAGATTTGAAATCAGAACGTTGGACAGGAAAATTACTTGGAACAGACGGAGCAAAAAATAATTTAGGCATTCAAAACGCTTTTGCTTCTTCTTCATTTTCTGATTTTAAGATTGACTTTTCAAAATACAAAAAAGTTTATTGTTTCGAGCAGAAGAAAGAAGATGAAGGCGATTTGATTATACAATTTTCCAAGAAACTTTCTTTCCAAAAATCAAATGCAGATACTTATGCTCTGAAGGAAATTATGGCGAAACTCCGTGAGATAAAAACAAAAGAAGAACTCGATTTAATGCGTAAAGCAATCAATTTCACCTGCGATGGAATCAAAGAAGCTATGAAAGCCATTGAGCCGGGCATGGCAGAGTATGATGCGGAAGCCATTGTTGAATATATTTTCAAAAGCAAAGGAGCCGAAGATGTTGGTTATCCATCCATCGTTGGAGGAGGAGAAAATTCCTGTATTCTTCACTATGAAACAAATCGAAAAAAACTTGTAGCGAAAGATATGCTGGTTTCTGATGTTGGAGCGGAATATCATGGCTATAGCGCGGATGTTACTCGAACATATCCTGTGAGTGGAAAATTTTCTGCTGAGCAAAAGTCAATTTACAATATCGTGCTCGAAGCGCAGACAGCGGGCATTGCCAAATGCAAGCCGGGAGAAGATTTTCGTGCGCCTCATAAAGAAGCCACCGCCATCATCCAGAAGAGATTGCTTGAGATAGGAGTTATTAAAGAACCAAATGAAGTGAGTAAGTATTTCTTTCACGGGACTTCACATTACCTTGGATTGGATGTTCACGATATAGGCATCTACGGAAAACTAAAACCTAATTCAGTCATCACAGTTGAGCCGGGCATTTACATTCCATTCGGGTCAGATTGCGATGAAAAATGGTGGGGCATCGGCATTCGTATTGAAGATGATGTGCTGATTACTGAAACCGAGCCCGAAGTATTATCCTCCTGTGTTCCAAAAACAATAGAGGAAATTGAAACCCTCATGAAGCAGGAGAGCTTGTTTAACCTCATGAAAAAGTGA